The Toxotes jaculatrix isolate fToxJac2 chromosome 21, fToxJac2.pri, whole genome shotgun sequence genome includes a region encoding these proteins:
- the kif22 gene encoding kinesin-like protein KIF22, producing the protein MAQRVAVPDGGNKKTSRVRVAVRLRPFMVKQDEKGEGPCVRGLDSQNLEIINWRNATETVKYHFDVFHGEQTTQQEVFLSSVKPILPHILKGQNASVFAYGPTGAGKTHTMLGSSEQPGVIPRAVHEVFNLVRGKDENEGWDYSIGMSYLEIYNEKVLDLLLPSSQDLPIREDKDKNIFIPGLTHTTISSFSDFDKHFVPASLNRTTASTKLNQRSSRSHAILLIKVVRTERALPHRQQTGKLYLVDLAGSEDNRRTGNQGIRLKESGAINLSLFTLSKVVDSLNSGTAVRVPYRDSKLTRLLQDSLGGSAHSVMITNIAPEYKYYFDTFSALNFAAKSKLIMNKPFTRETVAVPVLPVKRARENQEAGGSGTEPQKKRQKEEKKTEQGGSSPSAHFQSPSEPSVMDRLIALEKLMMSCKDMAQSCKEIQELKEKQREFESKALLLSRLAGEESNTKEEPIFKNNTAPLQRKQSNATKPIKKQAVVQPLQVSQLQPLQQLAVVRKQSTCVKKKERKLSDQVEPPDGKENLMENAWESQLDTSVLEQSRQKILQVLNTGSLKDLKGLQQIGDKKAKLILGWREIHGHFPKLEDLVKVEGMTEKRFSSFMKANILSAMGK; encoded by the exons ATGGCTCAGCGCGTAGCGGTACCAGATGGAGGAAACAAGAAGACCTCCAGAGTTCGGGTAGCTGTTCGTCTGCGACCCTTTATGGTCAAGCAAGATGAGAAAGGCGAAGGACCGTGTGTGAGAGGCCTGGACTCCCAGAACCTGGAAATAATCAACTGGAGGAATGCtacagaaacagtgaaatacCA ttttgatgtttttcatggTGAGCAAACGACACAGCAAGAGGTTTTCCTCTCATCAGTGAAGCCCATTCTACCACACATACTGAAGGGACAAAATGCAAGTGTGTTTGCCTATGGGCCAACAGGAGCAG GCAAGACCCACACCATGTTAGGCAGTTCAGAGCAGCCAGGCGTGATCCCCCGAGCAGTTCATGAGGTCTTCAATCTGGTCAGAGGAAAGGATGAGAATGAAGGATGGGATTACAGCATTGGCATGTCTTATTTGGAAATTTACAATGAAAAG GTTCTAGATCTTCTATTGCCAAGTTCCCAGGATCTGCCAATCAGAGAGGACAAGGACAAGAACATCTTTATCCCTGGCCTCACTCACACAACAATCTCCTCCTTCTCAGATTTTGACAAACACTTTGTCCCTGCCAGCTTAAATCGTACTACAGCTTCTACCAAACTAAACCAGCGCTCCAGCCGCAGCCACGCTATTCTCCTCATCAAG GTTGTACGGACTGAACGTGCTTTGCCCCACCGTCAACAGACGGGCAAGCTGTACTTGGTAGACCTGGCTGGTTCTGAAGACAACCGCCGCACTGGCAACCAGGGCATCCGCCTGAAGGAGAGCGGGGCCATCAACCTGTCTCTCTTCACTCTGAGCAAAGTGGTGGACTCTCTTAACTCTGGCACTGCTGTCCGTGTGCCTTACAGAGACAGTAAACTAACACGGctgctgcaggactccttgGGTGGCTCCGCGCACTCGGTCATGATCACCAATATTGCGCCGGAGTACAAATACTACTTTGATACATTTAGTGCGCTCAACTTTGCCGCTAAATCCAAGCTCATTATGAACAAGCCCTTTACCCGAGAAACTGTTGCTGTGCCTGTGCTGCCAG TGAAGCGGGCCAGAGAGAACCAGGAGGCGGGCGGGTCTGGCACCGAGCCACagaagaaaaggcagaaagaggagaagaaaaccgAACAGGGTGGTTCCTCACCCTCTGCACATTTTCAGAg tccGTCAGAACCATCTGTGATGGACAGACTAATAGCTCTGGAGAAGCTGATGATGAGCTGCAAGGACATGGCCCAGTCTTGCAAGGAAATCCAG GAGCTCAAAGAGAAGCAGCGTGAGTTTGAGAGCAAGGCCCTTCTACTCAGTCGGTTGGCTGGAGAAGAGTCCAACACCAAAGAGGAGCCCATCTTCAAGAACAACACAGCTCCTTTGCAAAGGAAACAGTCAAATGCCACAAAGCCCATTAAGAAGCAGGCTGTGGTCCAACCCCTGCAAG TGTCCCAGCTTCAGCCTCTTCAGCAGCTTGCCGTCGTCAGAAAACAGTCCACCTGTgtcaagaagaaagagaggaagctTTCAGACCAGGTTGAG cctccaGATGGCAAAGAGAATTTAATGGAGAATGCCTGGGAGTCACAGCTTGACACATCTGTGTTGGAGCAGTCCAGGCAGAAAATCCTGCAGGTTCTCAACACCGGCTCCCTTAAAGACCTGAAGGGTCTGCAGCAGATCGGCGACAAGAAGGCAAAACTCATTCTGGGCTGGAGGGAGATCCACGGTCACTTCCCAAAG TTGGAGGATCTGGTAAAAGTTGAGGGTATGACAGAAAAGAGAttttcctccttcatgaag gcaaacatCCTGAGTGCCATGGggaagtga
- the prrt2 gene encoding proline-rich transmembrane protein 2 isoform X1: protein MAVNMMPAPAMWPGEEQPSLLDQEGCLSSQAPVSVPCPPGMGEHLIHSSSSPVSTRPPRSKSKGELVIVINEKLKNSLGNGIHPAPAESTSPVISSPPRRQHSISYPHHGKTRKGSRAGSIGYTSFSPRPSLSRHSSIATNPPLDRTKVKDYLLLSVLACFCPVWPINIVGFVYSIMSKNSLEQGNLDGAVRLGRVAKMLSMVSLVGGTVIIIACIVNLAINVKT, encoded by the exons ATGGCTGTGAACATGATGCCAGCTCCCGCCATGTGGCCGGGGGAGGAACAGCCATCTCTGCTGGACCAGGAGGGCTGTCTGTCGAGCCAAGCCCCCGTCTCTGTGCCATGTCCACCAGGCATGGGCGAACATctcatccacagcagcagcagcccggTCAGCACACGGCCCCCTCGCAGCAAATCCAAAGGAGAGCTAGTCATAGTCATCAACGAGAAGCTGAAGAACA GTCTAGGTAATGGGATACACCCAGCGCCTGCAGAGAGCACCTCTCCagtcatctcctctcctcccagaaGGCAACACTCCATCTCTTACCCTCATCACGGCAAGACCAGGAAGGGGAGCAGGGCTGGCTCCATCGGCTACACCTCCTTTTCACCCAGACCGTCGCTCTCTCGCCACTCCAGCATTGCCACCAACCCACCCTTGGACCGGACCAAGGTTAAAGACtacctcctcctgtctgtgctgGCCTGCTTCTGCCCCGTCTGGCCCATAAACATTGTGGGATTTGTCTACTCCATCATG TCCAAGAACAGTCTCGAGCAGGGAAACCTGGACGGTGCTGTACGTCTGGGACGTGTGGCCAAGATGCTCTCCATGGTATCACTAGTAGGAGGGACGGTCATTATCATCGCCTGCATTGTCAACCTGGCCA taaATGTGAAAACCTGA
- the prrt2 gene encoding proline-rich transmembrane protein 2 isoform X2, which produces MAVNMMPAPAMWPGEEQPSLLDQEGCLSSQAPVSVPCPPGMGEHLIHSSSSPVSTRPPRSKSKGELVIVINEKLKNSNGIHPAPAESTSPVISSPPRRQHSISYPHHGKTRKGSRAGSIGYTSFSPRPSLSRHSSIATNPPLDRTKVKDYLLLSVLACFCPVWPINIVGFVYSIMSKNSLEQGNLDGAVRLGRVAKMLSMVSLVGGTVIIIACIVNLAINVKT; this is translated from the exons ATGGCTGTGAACATGATGCCAGCTCCCGCCATGTGGCCGGGGGAGGAACAGCCATCTCTGCTGGACCAGGAGGGCTGTCTGTCGAGCCAAGCCCCCGTCTCTGTGCCATGTCCACCAGGCATGGGCGAACATctcatccacagcagcagcagcccggTCAGCACACGGCCCCCTCGCAGCAAATCCAAAGGAGAGCTAGTCATAGTCATCAACGAGAAGCTGAAGAACA GTAATGGGATACACCCAGCGCCTGCAGAGAGCACCTCTCCagtcatctcctctcctcccagaaGGCAACACTCCATCTCTTACCCTCATCACGGCAAGACCAGGAAGGGGAGCAGGGCTGGCTCCATCGGCTACACCTCCTTTTCACCCAGACCGTCGCTCTCTCGCCACTCCAGCATTGCCACCAACCCACCCTTGGACCGGACCAAGGTTAAAGACtacctcctcctgtctgtgctgGCCTGCTTCTGCCCCGTCTGGCCCATAAACATTGTGGGATTTGTCTACTCCATCATG TCCAAGAACAGTCTCGAGCAGGGAAACCTGGACGGTGCTGTACGTCTGGGACGTGTGGCCAAGATGCTCTCCATGGTATCACTAGTAGGAGGGACGGTCATTATCATCGCCTGCATTGTCAACCTGGCCA taaATGTGAAAACCTGA
- the pagr1 gene encoding PAXIP1-associated glutamate-rich protein 1, translated as MQTEATDSSLREGIEALGVKDAEKPAAGKEEGSTEQQDTEMTAATEEEDTETKDEKDADTDAVEGETNKDEPQADAAVDGEEGQQAAEVDSEWELAYSDEEMEDPKSWMPPPAEIKRLYELLAKGEMLELNFVPLPRRPPTPERTPSPERDDEEEAAKEREREERERKPPTPTEFDFDEEQTQATPKNAFINRRRTPGSSARSSVKREARLDKVLSDMKRHRKIEEHIMRTGRDLFKSDKKLEEALSPNSQKEREKERERDSNPNTIFSPRQRRY; from the exons ATGCAGACTGAGGCCACAGACTCTTCACTGAGAGAGGGCATAGAGGCTCTGGGTGTGAAGGACGCAGAAAAACCTGCAGCAGGCAAAGAGGAGGGCAGCACAGAGCAACAGGACACTGAGATGACTGctgccacagaggaggaggacactgaAACCAAGGATGAGAAAG ATGCAGACACAGATGCTGTGGAAGGAGAGACAAACAAAGATGAACCCCAGGCAGATGCAGCAGTGGATGGTGAAGAGGGACAGCAGGCTGCAGAAGTGGACAGTGAATGGGAGCTGGCGTACAGTGACGAGGAAATGGAGGACCCCAAAAGCTGGATGCCCCCTCCTGCTGAGATCAAAAGACTCTATGAGCTCCTTGCTAAAGGAGAGATGCTGGAATTGAACTTTGTGCCCCTTCCTAGAAGGCCCCCTACACCTGAACGAACCCCGTCACCtgaaagagatgatgaggaagaggcGGCgaaggaaagggagagggaggagagagagcgcaa gcCTCCAACTCCAACTGAGTTTGACTTTGATGAGGAGCAAACGCAAGCCACTCCGAAAAATGCTTTCATCAACAGACGCAGAACTCCAG GATCTTCAGCCCGCTCTTCCGTGAAAAGGGAAGCTCGGCTGGACAAAGTGCTGTCAGACATGAAGCGCCACCGCAAAATCGAGGAACACATCATGCGTACGGGTCGAGACCTTTTCAAGAGTGACAAGAAGTTGGAGGAAGCCCTGTCTCCCAACAGCCAGAAGGAgcgggagaaggagagggaacgAGACAGCAACCCCAACACCATCTTCTCCCCAAGACAGAGGAGATACTGA